From Thamnophis elegans isolate rThaEle1 chromosome 12, rThaEle1.pri, whole genome shotgun sequence, one genomic window encodes:
- the EHD2 gene encoding EH domain-containing protein 2, whose product MFSWMKKNEKKIPEVIRTVTEGLKDLYKRKLLPVEEFYRFHDFHSPALEDADFDNKPMVLVVGQYSTGKTTFIKYLLEQDIPGSRIGPEPTTDSFIAVMHGETEGIIPGNALIVDPKKPFRKLNPFGNTFLNRFMCAHLPNQVLESISLIDTPGILSGAKQRVSRGYDFPAVLQWFAERVDLIILLFDAHKLEISDEFSEAIRALKGNEDKIRVVLNKADMVETQQLMRVYGALMWSLGKVFNTPEVLRVYIGSFWSEPLMISDNRRLFELEEQDLFTDIQNLPRNSALRKLNDLVKRARLVRVHAHIISHLKREMPSVFGKDNKKKQLINKLPVIFAKIQLEHHISPGDFPDCDKMQEMLMVHDFSKFHGLKPRMVDALDELLTLDIAKLMPLLRQEEVEVPEQIVQGGAFDGTRNGPFVEGATEGAYEGMDDDEWVVTKDKPKYDEIFYNLSPMDGKLSGTKAKTWMVTTKLPNSVLGKIWKLSDVDRDGMLDDEEFALASHLIEVKLEGHGLPSDLPRHLVPPSKRRQKGSAE is encoded by the exons ATGTTCAGCTGGATGAAGAAGAACGAAAAGAAGATTCCCGAGGTCATCCGTACGGTTACCGAGGGTTTGAAAGACCTCTACAAGAGGAAGCTCCTACCTGTGGAAGAATTTTATCGCTTCCACGATTTTCACTCGCCAGCTCTGGAAGATGCCGACTTTGACAACAAGCCCATGGTATTGGTGGTGGGCCAGTACTCCACCGGCAAAACCACCTTCATTAAATACTTGCTGGAGCAAGATATCCCCGGGAGCCGAATCGGACCTGAACCCACCACGGACTCTTTCATTGCTGTCATGCACGGCGAAACGGAGGGGATCATACCGGGCAATGCCCTGATTGTTGACCCCAAAAAGCCCTTCCGAAAACTCAACCCTTTTGGAAACACCTTCCTCAACCG gTTTATGTGCGCCCACTTGCCCAACCAGGTCCTCGAAAGCATCAGCCTCATTGACACGCCGGGCATCTTGTCGGGAGCTAAGCAGCGGGTCAGCCGAG GTTACGACTTCCCAGCCGTGCTCCAGTGGTTTGCCGAGCGCGTGGACCTCATCATCCTCCTCTTTGACGCCCACAAGCTGGAGATCTCCGACGAGTTCTCCGAGGCCATCCGGGCCCTCAAGGGCAACGAGGACAAGATCCGGGTGGTCCTGAACAAGGCCGACATGGTGGAGACACAGCAGCTGATGCGGGTCTACGGCGCCCTGATGTGGTCGCTGGGCAAAGTGTTCAACACCCCTGAAGTGCTGCGTGTCTACATCGGGTCCTTCTGGTCGGAGCCCCTGATGATCTCCGACAACCGACGGCTCTTTGAGCTGGAGGAGCAGGACTTGTTCACGGACATCCAGAACCTGCCCCGAAATTCTGCCCTGAGGAAGCTGAATGACCTGGTTAAGAGAGCCCGATTGGTCAGG GTCCACGCCCACATCATCAGCCACCTCAAGAGGGAGATGCCCTCCGTCTTTGGCAAGGACAACAAGAAGAAGCAGCTGATCAACAAACTGCCCGTCATCTTTGCCAAGATCCAGCTGGAGCATCACATTTCACCTGGGGATTTCCCCGACTGCGACAAAATGCAG GAGATGCTGATGGTCCATGACTTCTCCAAGTTCCATGGGTTGAAGCCCCGCATGGTGGATGCCCTGGATGAGCTGCTGACCCTCGACATCGCCAAGCTGATGCCCCTCTTGCGCCAGGAGGAGGTCGAGGTCCCCGAGCAGATTGTCCAGGGAGGAGCCTTCGACGGCACACGCAACGGCCCTTTTGTCGAGGGGGCCACCGAAGGCGCCTACGAGGGCATGGACGACGACGAGTGGGTAGTAACCAAGGACAAGCCCAAGTATGATGAGATCTTCTACAACCTCTCCCCCATGGATGGCAAGCTGAGCGGCACCAAGGCCAAAACCTGGATGGTGACCACCAAGCTGCCCAACTCAGTTCTCGGGAAGATTTGGAAGCTGAGTGACGTCGACCGGGATGGCATGTTGGATGACGAGGAGTTCGCTCTGGCCAGCCACCTCATCGAGGTCAAACTCGAAGGCCACGGCCTGCCCTCTGACCTGCCCCGCCATCTTGTTCCCCCTTCCAAGCGCCGTCAGAAGGGCTCGGCTGAGTAA